The proteins below are encoded in one region of Kogia breviceps isolate mKogBre1 chromosome 8, mKogBre1 haplotype 1, whole genome shotgun sequence:
- the TPD52L3 gene encoding tumor protein D55, with the protein MDLSHPTLQSDPEGLDFNSVGQDYFSSGHEFDYLYQELDLDSLHEELLSQSMPGAITETSAATYESHRTAEPEDLTETEKKELKSELGKLEAEIVTLRCALAAKERCCVEFKRKLDLMVLVGLRQNLSKSWHDAQVTKAYMKQKTSAALSTMGSAICRKLGDMKKSTTFRSFEGLMGTIKSRVAGGRELGSDCLLSSAGSGDDPLPVSGSGSDPVPGSRDDLLPILEPE; encoded by the coding sequence ATGGATCTGTCCCACCCCACCCTACAGTCTGACCCTGAAGGCCTAGACTTCAACTCTGTTGGCCAAGACTACTTTTCCTCCGGCCATGAGTTCGACTATCTGTACCAAGAATTGGACCTGGACTCTCTTCATGAAGAACTTCTTTCTCAGTCTATGCCAGGTGCCATCACAGAGACCTCTGCGGCCACGTATGAATCCCACCGCACTGCCGAACCAGAGGATCTCACAGAGACGGAGAAAAAGGAGCTCAAATCTGAGCTTGGTAAATTGGAGGCAGAAATTGTAACCCTACGCTGTGCGCTGGCAGCCAAAGAGAGATGCTGCGTGGAGTTCAAGAGGAAGTTGGACCTGATGGTCTTGGTGGGGCTGAGGCAGAATCTGTCCAAGAGCTGGCACGATGCTCAGGTCACCAAAGCCTACATGAAACAAAAGACGTCAGCTGCCCTGTCCACCATGGGCTCTGCCATCTGCAGGAAGCTTGGAGACATGAAGAAATCGACCACATTCAGATCCTTTGAAGGTCTTATGGGGACAATCAAGTCCAGAGTCGCAGGTGGCAGAGAGCTAGGCAGTGACTGCCTTCTTTCTTCAGCGGGGAGTGGGGATGATCCGCTCCCAGTTTCAGGGAGTGGGAGTGATCCAGTTCCAGGAAGTAGGGATGACCTACTCCCCATTCTGGAGCCAGAATGA